Below is a genomic region from Flammeovirgaceae bacterium SG7u.111.
ACATGTTCTCGTAGAGCTTTGTCTATATGCAATAATCGTAAATCCTTCTATTCTATAAGGGGTGTAAATCGTCAGGAATAGGTGGGTAAAATGATAAAACAAGGATTTGTATATGTTCTGAGAATCGTCTTCTCTTTTTTTGTAAGAAAAACACTAGCCCAAGGAGCGATAAAATCAAGATATTTTCCCCTTTCATTATTTATCAATTAACTTTCTAACTCAAATCATTTTCCAAGCTTTTAGAGAATGTAGGCTGAAGGCTTTACACTTTTCACAACACACAATACCTCTAGTAAAATGAAAAGAAGAAATTTTGTAAAGAATGCTGCAACGGCAAGTATGATTGTAGGAAGTCTCACAAGCTCTACACTTGCCAATGCGACACCAAAAGCAACCCGAGAGCTCTACGAAATACGGGTTTACCAACTCAAAAACAGGGGTGGTCTCAACAAGTTTGGAGCATACCTGAAAGATGCCTTAATCCCTGCGATGAACCGAGCTGGAGTCAATAATATTGGCGTTTTCACCGAGCTGCACAGCCCCGAGCCTCCAAGAGTTTATGTTATCCTCCCCTATTCCTCCGAAGGCGAATTGGTAAAAGTCCCTAGCAAGCTGCAAAAAGATAGCGAGTTTGCCGAGGCAGCAAAAAAACATAACGAAACCCCTTCTGCCAATGCCGTTTATTCTCGAATGGAAAGCTCTCTATTGTATGCGTTTGAGGGAATGCCCCAAATGGAAAAGCCTACTGGGAAAGCGGGAATATTCGAACTTAGAGAGTACGAAAGCCATAATGCAGATGCTGGATTGCGGAAAATTGCCATGTTCAACAATGAAGAGATTGAGCTCTTTCGCAAAGTAAAATTGAACCCATTGTTTTTCGGACAGACGATTATTGGCAGCAAATTACCGAGCTTGACCTACATGCTTTGGTTCGAAGATATGGATGCGAGGGAAGCAAACTGGAAAAAGTTTTTAGAACACCCAGATTGGAATGAAATGAAGAATAAAAAAGAATATAAAGATAGTGTTTCTAAAGTGAACAAAATCTATCTAGAACCTGTTGAATATTCTCAAATTTAGGTCTGATATATATATTATGAGTAACCTCAACCTATTCAAAAGATAGGTTTTTGTAGCCAAATATGTCTTCAGAACCCCAAACTCACATGATTGAACCTTCATATGAGTTTGTTTGTTCGGATAATGAAATTATTTTTGCGGACGATTTCAGCACAAAAAATAGCATAACTAAAATCATACAATGGGACAGGAACGAACTAAATGTTTAATTATAGGCTCAGGACCAGCAGGTTACACAGCAGCAATCTACGCTTCTAGGGCAGGTTTGCAGCCGGTACTTTATCAAGGAGACCAACCTGGTGGCCAACTTACTATCACAAATGATGTGGAAAACTACCCTGGCTACCCCGAAGGCGTAGTAGGGCCACAAATGATGATGGATTTCCAAAAGCAAGCCGAACGCTTTGGCGCAGACATACGCCTTGGATTAATAACCAAGGTTGACTTCACTGGACCAGTCCACAAGGCTTTTACCGACAATGGAGAGGAAATTCACGCTGATACTATCATCATCTCAACTGGTGCTTCGGCAAAGTGGTTGGGTATTGAATCGGAGCAGCGCCTCAACGGAATGGGTGTTTCTGCCTGCGCAGTTTGCGATGGCTTTTTCTACAGAAATCAAGACGTAGCAGTAGTGGGTGGTGGCGATACCGCTTGTGAAGAAGCCAGCTACCTTGCCAAGATCTGTAATAAAGTTTACCTGATAGTAAGAAGAGACGAATTGAGAGCTTCTACCATCATGCAAAAAAGGGTGATGAACGACCCGAAGATCGAAATCCTATGGAACTCTTCTACCGATGAGGTTTTGGGCAAAGAAGGAGTTGATGGCGTAAGATTAATCAACAACATTACAAAAGAAACTTCTGAAATTAAAGTAACTGGATTCTTCGTTGCCATTGGTCACAAACCAAATACCGACATCTTCAAAGGTTGGTTGGAAATGGATGAAAATGGTTATTTGATAACTGAAAAAGGAAGTACCCTTACCAACGTGGAAGGTGTATTTGCTGCTGGTGATGCGCAAGACCATATTTACAGACAAGCTGTTACAGCAGCAGGAACTGGCTGCATGGCAGCGTTGGATGCAGAACGCTATCTTGCTGCTAAAGAGGTTACTGCATAAGAATTGAAGTTCGAAAAAAGGCTTTGGTGTGTGGGTCACATACTAAAGCCTTTTTCTTTCGTTAGACAGTGAGTTTAACATCAAAAAGAACAAAATTGCATTTTAATAGAAAATCAGCGTATTTTGCGTTAAGTAACACGCTTAATATTCATATTATTAACCTAAGTACTATCGTTTTGAATCGAATAAAACAACTGTTTTTGATAGCAGTACTTGTTTTTTCATTTGTATCTTCTTCTGAAGCACAGTTCTTTAAAAGGCTGAAAGCAAAGAAAAACAAGAAAAACATCGAGCAGGTAATAGAGCCTATTACCTACATCTCCGATTCTGGAGCCTATTGCTTGGATGAGCTTTTTACCGAAAAGCTTGAAGGATTAGTAGCTGACCAAGCCCAAATAGACTTCAACTTGTTGGCTAATACGCCAGCTCCTCCTCCCAAAAAAGTATGGAAAGACACATGCCTAGATGATTCTAAGGTAATGATCTACCGTAACAAAGGAGAAGATTCTACTTTTATAGATAGGAAATGGTTGGAAAACGCAGATTATTATGCGATTTGGGATAGTTGGAATTTGAACCCTTATGGCACTAAAATTGGTGACTTCAATGACTCAGTCCCCCTCAAACTCTATGATGAAAACAATTGGTCGGCACCACTCCACAACACCGAAGTGAACTCCAAATTTGGTATGAGGAGATGGAGATGGCATCACGGAACAGATTTGGGTTTGAACATTGGCGATTCGGTTTTTGCCGCTTTCGATGGAGTTATCAGAATTGCTAAATACAATTATGGCGGCTATGGCTATTACCTCATGGTAAGGCATGACAACGGTCTTGAAACGCTCTACGGCCACTTAAAGGAATACTTGGTACAAGTTGGAGATACGGTGAAGGCAGGTCAGCTCATAGGATGGGGCGGTAACACTGGCAGAAGCACAGGGCCTCACTTGCACTTTGAAGTTCGCTACAAAGGTTTTGCCTTCAACCCTACTTACCTATTTGATTTTGACAAAGATGCATTGGTAACAAGCAGTGACTTTGTTCTTACCAAAGATCATTACAAAAAACAAATAGAACAAAGCAAGGCACAATATCACCGCATTAGAAGTGGAGATTCCCTTTGGGTAATAAGCCGCAGGTACCACACCTCCATTTCCAAAATTTGCAGGTTGAATGGGATATCTAGAAATTCGACCTTGAGAATTGGGCGTAGTTTAAGAGTGAGATAGTTTCCCAACAAAAAAGAGGGGCTTACAAATTAAATTTGTAAGCCCCTCTTTTTTGTTGGGAACAAATCATTTCTTCTCAAGTATTTCATCTATCAAATTCCATGTGGAGAATTTCTTGTTTTTTATAGCATTGATGTGCTTGATTGATGAGACATTCGAAATAAAAACACTATCTGCATTCAATAGCTCTGCTCCTTTGGACTTGGTCTTGGTAACTAGCACGCCTTCTTTCCTGAGCTTCTTAATGATATTTTTCCGGGCAACACCTGCTATACAACCTGTAGATAGTTTTGGGGTAAAGACTTTATTCTTTTTCACCCAAAAAATATTGCTACTCGAACATTCAGAAATATTTCCTTTATGATCTAATAAGATTACTTCATCAAGTCCCCTGTGTTGTTTTTCAATTCCTGCCATCACATATGGGAGGGAGTTGCAGGTCTTGAACCGGGAATAGTTAGTAGGAAAAATGGTGACATTAGTAGAAAAATCTACATTTTTAAGATGTCTTTTGCTCTGTGGTTTTGCATACGTTTTATCGATGGAAATAAACAGGTTAAAATGGTAGTTGTCAG
It encodes:
- a CDS encoding NIPSNAP family protein, which produces MKRRNFVKNAATASMIVGSLTSSTLANATPKATRELYEIRVYQLKNRGGLNKFGAYLKDALIPAMNRAGVNNIGVFTELHSPEPPRVYVILPYSSEGELVKVPSKLQKDSEFAEAAKKHNETPSANAVYSRMESSLLYAFEGMPQMEKPTGKAGIFELREYESHNADAGLRKIAMFNNEEIELFRKVKLNPLFFGQTIIGSKLPSLTYMLWFEDMDAREANWKKFLEHPDWNEMKNKKEYKDSVSKVNKIYLEPVEYSQI
- the trxB gene encoding thioredoxin-disulfide reductase: MGQERTKCLIIGSGPAGYTAAIYASRAGLQPVLYQGDQPGGQLTITNDVENYPGYPEGVVGPQMMMDFQKQAERFGADIRLGLITKVDFTGPVHKAFTDNGEEIHADTIIISTGASAKWLGIESEQRLNGMGVSACAVCDGFFYRNQDVAVVGGGDTACEEASYLAKICNKVYLIVRRDELRASTIMQKRVMNDPKIEILWNSSTDEVLGKEGVDGVRLINNITKETSEIKVTGFFVAIGHKPNTDIFKGWLEMDENGYLITEKGSTLTNVEGVFAAGDAQDHIYRQAVTAAGTGCMAALDAERYLAAKEVTA
- a CDS encoding M23 family metallopeptidase; the encoded protein is MIAVLVFSFVSSSEAQFFKRLKAKKNKKNIEQVIEPITYISDSGAYCLDELFTEKLEGLVADQAQIDFNLLANTPAPPPKKVWKDTCLDDSKVMIYRNKGEDSTFIDRKWLENADYYAIWDSWNLNPYGTKIGDFNDSVPLKLYDENNWSAPLHNTEVNSKFGMRRWRWHHGTDLGLNIGDSVFAAFDGVIRIAKYNYGGYGYYLMVRHDNGLETLYGHLKEYLVQVGDTVKAGQLIGWGGNTGRSTGPHLHFEVRYKGFAFNPTYLFDFDKDALVTSSDFVLTKDHYKKQIEQSKAQYHRIRSGDSLWVISRRYHTSISKICRLNGISRNSTLRIGRSLRVR
- a CDS encoding aminotransferase class IV is translated as MVVSFNYKLIDNRELEIPFVNRAFKYGDGLFESIMFKNDSICYLSDHIKRLKKGMTALRFEGVDGIKKDIIEHQIWELVKRNHVQEGGGRIKIQVWRKDGGLYIPDNYHFNLFISIDKTYAKPQSKRHLKNVDFSTNVTIFPTNYSRFKTCNSLPYVMAGIEKQHRGLDEVILLDHKGNISECSSSNIFWVKKNKVFTPKLSTGCIAGVARKNIIKKLRKEGVLVTKTKSKGAELLNADSVFISNVSSIKHINAIKNKKFSTWNLIDEILEKK